One window from the genome of Papaver somniferum cultivar HN1 unplaced genomic scaffold, ASM357369v1 unplaced-scaffold_84, whole genome shotgun sequence encodes:
- the LOC113345965 gene encoding major latex protein 146-like: MAQPQCISGLSGKLVTELNVNCGADDFYTIFKQHVDVPKAIPHIYKCVKVVEGDGTTSGCIKEWGYHCEGKELIVKEKTTYTDETRTICHCVVGGALAKEYKKFYAILVVNPLPCGNGSVVSWTVDYEKINKDSPIPIPYLALFGKVIEGMDSYLCASG; encoded by the exons ATGGCTCAGCCTCAATGTATTTCAGGTCTATCTGGGAAACTTGTGACTGAATTAAATGTTAACTGCGGCGCTGACGATTTTTACACAATATTTAAGCAGCATGTAGACGTTCCGAAAGCGATACCTCATATTTACAAGTGCGTGAAAGTTGTTGAGGGAGATGGAACTACTTCCGGTTGTATCAAGGAATGGGGCTATCATTGTG AGGGTAAGGAACTGATTGTCAAGGAGAAAACGACATACACTGATGAAACAAGGACGATATGCCACTGCGTAGTAGGAGGAGCCTTAGCAAAGGAGTACAAGAAGTTCTATGCAATCCTTGTGGTTAATCCATTGCCTTGTGGTAATGGAAGCGTTGTGAGTTGGACTGTGGATTATGAGAAGATTAATAAGGATTCTCCAATCCCTATCCCTTATCTGGCTCTGTTTGGTAAGGTCATTGAGGGCATGGACTCTTACCTCTGCGCTTCTGGTTAA